In Arthrobacter sp. B3I9, the following are encoded in one genomic region:
- a CDS encoding fructose-specific PTS transporter subunit EIIC, whose translation MSQLITTELVELDQNLGGSPEDVIRHLASKVAANGRATEVEGLFADAFAREQKTSTGVPGGIAIPHCRSTAVTEPTLVMARLSQPVDFGAKDGPADLVFFIAAPEGADQEHLKLLSRLARSLIKKDFTAGLRAAGSEAEVVELVEGALADKPAAHAAAAPAAAAVAVSPDGKGAGAGRSGGPKRLVAVTACPTGIAHTYMAADSLVAAAREAGVDLQVETQGSSGAKPLDPAVIAAADAVIFAVDVDVRGKERFAGKPVINAPVKRGIDEPDKMVQEALAAADNPRAHRVPHFGAEEQAEHEAEERGEHIGQKLKKALLTGVSYMIPFVAGGGLLIALGFLLAGFDIALGTKANDILANNTLLNLPDGNLALYLGTVFFKIGALSMSFLVPALAGYIAYAIADRPGIAPGFVAGAVSGFMGAGFLGGIVGGLLAGYIAHVIGTWSVPRWLRGLMPVVIIPLLASIIASGAMFLFLGGPIAAITLGLNTWLSGMSGASAVVLGIILGLMMCFDLGGPVNKVAYAFAVAGLGAGSATNQAPWQIMATVMAAGMVPPLAMALATVLDKKLFSLAERENGKAAWLLGASFISEGAIPFAAADPLRVIPASMVGGALTGALCMGTGVTSQAPHGGIFVFFAIGNLVMFVVSILAGTIVSALAVVALKRWAAKKTVDTVEPVPVSV comes from the coding sequence GTGTCCCAGCTCATTACCACCGAACTGGTCGAGCTCGACCAGAACTTGGGCGGCTCGCCCGAGGACGTGATCCGGCACCTCGCCAGCAAAGTTGCTGCCAACGGGCGCGCCACCGAGGTCGAAGGACTCTTTGCCGACGCGTTCGCCCGGGAGCAGAAGACCTCCACCGGCGTTCCCGGCGGCATCGCCATCCCGCACTGCCGTTCGACGGCGGTCACCGAACCGACGCTGGTGATGGCACGCCTGTCCCAGCCGGTCGATTTCGGCGCTAAGGACGGCCCGGCAGACCTGGTCTTCTTCATTGCGGCCCCCGAAGGCGCCGACCAGGAGCACCTCAAGCTCCTGTCCCGGCTTGCCCGGTCCCTGATCAAAAAGGATTTCACCGCCGGCCTGCGCGCCGCCGGGTCGGAAGCCGAGGTCGTGGAACTTGTCGAGGGCGCGCTGGCCGACAAGCCCGCTGCCCACGCAGCCGCGGCTCCGGCGGCCGCCGCCGTGGCTGTCAGCCCGGACGGCAAAGGCGCAGGCGCCGGCAGGTCCGGCGGTCCCAAGCGCCTCGTTGCCGTTACCGCCTGCCCCACCGGCATCGCGCACACCTACATGGCAGCCGACTCGCTGGTGGCTGCGGCAAGGGAAGCCGGAGTAGACCTCCAGGTCGAGACCCAGGGTTCGTCCGGCGCCAAGCCGCTCGATCCCGCGGTCATTGCGGCCGCTGATGCCGTGATCTTCGCCGTGGACGTGGACGTCCGCGGCAAGGAACGGTTCGCCGGCAAGCCCGTCATCAACGCTCCGGTGAAACGCGGCATCGACGAGCCGGACAAGATGGTCCAGGAGGCCCTCGCCGCGGCGGACAACCCCCGCGCCCACCGCGTCCCCCACTTCGGGGCTGAGGAGCAAGCCGAACACGAAGCCGAGGAACGGGGCGAGCACATCGGCCAGAAGCTGAAGAAGGCCCTGCTCACCGGCGTGAGCTACATGATCCCGTTCGTCGCCGGTGGCGGCCTGCTGATCGCGCTGGGCTTCCTCCTGGCCGGTTTCGACATCGCCCTGGGCACAAAAGCCAACGACATCCTGGCGAACAACACGCTGCTCAACCTTCCCGATGGCAACCTGGCCCTCTACCTGGGTACCGTGTTCTTCAAGATCGGCGCCCTGTCGATGAGTTTCCTGGTTCCAGCCCTGGCAGGCTACATCGCCTACGCGATCGCTGACCGTCCGGGCATTGCACCAGGCTTCGTTGCCGGTGCGGTATCGGGTTTCATGGGCGCCGGATTCCTCGGCGGCATCGTCGGCGGCCTGCTCGCAGGCTACATCGCTCACGTGATCGGGACGTGGTCGGTACCCCGCTGGCTCCGCGGCCTGATGCCTGTGGTGATCATCCCGCTGCTGGCCTCCATCATCGCTTCAGGTGCCATGTTCCTGTTCCTCGGCGGACCTATTGCAGCCATCACCTTGGGCTTGAACACTTGGCTCTCCGGCATGTCCGGCGCTTCGGCGGTCGTGCTGGGCATCATCCTGGGCCTCATGATGTGCTTCGACCTCGGCGGACCGGTCAACAAGGTCGCTTACGCCTTTGCCGTCGCAGGTCTCGGCGCCGGCAGTGCCACCAACCAGGCACCGTGGCAGATCATGGCAACCGTGATGGCGGCCGGCATGGTGCCGCCACTGGCGATGGCCCTGGCCACCGTCCTGGATAAGAAGCTCTTCAGCCTGGCCGAGCGTGAAAACGGCAAGGCCGCCTGGCTGCTGGGCGCGTCGTTCATCTCCGAAGGTGCCATCCCGTTCGCCGCGGCCGACCCGCTGCGCGTCATCCCTGCCAGCATGGTGGGCGGCGCCCTCACCGGGGCTCTCTGCATGGGCACCGGCGTCACCTCGCAGGCACCGCACGGCGGCATCTTCGTGTTCTTCGCCATCGGCAACCTGGTGATGTTCGTTGTCAGCATCCTCGCCGGGACAATCGTCAGCGCCCTGGCTGTGGTCGCCCTTAAGCGCTGGGCAGCCAAGAAGACCGTTGATACGGTTGAACCGGTTCCCGTATCCGTCTGA
- a CDS encoding 1-phosphofructokinase family hexose kinase, which produces MIVTLTANPSLDRTVALPGPLLRGEVQRALSVRQESGGKGVNVSRALVASGLKTIAVLPGAEADPVLAGLRDGDVPFSALPIGEPLRSNVALTEPGGVTTKINEPGPVLSEDQQEALIGLLLDHSRGASWVVLAGSLPPGVPVDFYATVTRRLRSIHDGTDAPLIAVDSSGGPLAAAVSGDAAGKPDLLKPNAEELVELAAAAGFATHKTAEELEADPEAAALAAAAVVSSGVGAVLATLGSKGAVLVTADGAWLATHPPVSAVSTVGAGDSSLAGYLLASSQGDAPVDCLRQAVAHGAAAASLPGSTVPAVHQTTPDAVTITALRKD; this is translated from the coding sequence ATGATTGTCACCCTGACCGCCAACCCGAGCCTGGACCGCACGGTCGCCCTGCCGGGCCCCCTGCTCCGCGGCGAGGTCCAGCGGGCCCTCTCCGTCCGGCAGGAATCCGGAGGCAAGGGAGTCAACGTCTCCCGCGCCCTGGTCGCCTCCGGGCTGAAGACCATCGCGGTGCTGCCCGGGGCAGAGGCCGATCCGGTCCTTGCGGGGCTGCGGGACGGCGACGTCCCGTTCAGCGCCCTCCCCATCGGAGAGCCGCTGCGCAGCAATGTGGCGCTCACCGAACCCGGCGGCGTGACGACGAAAATCAATGAACCCGGCCCCGTGCTCAGCGAGGACCAGCAGGAGGCCCTGATCGGGCTGCTCCTGGACCACTCGCGCGGCGCCAGCTGGGTTGTGCTGGCCGGCTCGCTCCCACCAGGAGTCCCGGTCGACTTCTACGCCACCGTCACCCGGCGGCTGCGGTCCATCCATGACGGGACCGATGCCCCGCTCATCGCCGTCGACTCCTCCGGCGGTCCGCTGGCCGCCGCAGTATCCGGCGACGCCGCCGGAAAGCCCGATCTGTTGAAACCCAACGCCGAGGAACTGGTGGAACTGGCAGCCGCAGCCGGATTCGCCACGCACAAGACCGCCGAGGAACTTGAAGCGGACCCGGAGGCTGCCGCCCTGGCCGCCGCCGCCGTCGTGAGTTCCGGAGTGGGCGCCGTGCTCGCCACCCTCGGTTCCAAGGGCGCGGTGCTTGTGACGGCCGACGGCGCGTGGCTCGCCACGCATCCGCCGGTTTCGGCGGTCAGTACGGTCGGCGCCGGCGATTCGTCGCTTGCCGGCTACCTGCTCGCTTCCAGCCAGGGCGACGCCCCGGTCGATTGTCTGCGTCAGGCTGTGGCCCACGGTGCCGCTGCCGCTTCCCTGCCGGGCTCCACTGTCCCGGCAGTCCACCAAACCACCCCTGATGCCGTAACCATCACGGCCCTCCGGAAGGATTGA
- a CDS encoding HPr family phosphocarrier protein has protein sequence MTERNATIASRVGLHARPAAIFAEAAGEFDNLDITIARLGEPEDEAMDAASILSLMSLGASHGEVVVLRAEGEGADAALERLVQILETDHDAV, from the coding sequence ATGACCGAACGTAACGCCACCATCGCCAGCCGCGTAGGGCTGCACGCCCGTCCGGCCGCCATCTTCGCCGAGGCCGCGGGCGAGTTCGACAACCTTGACATCACCATCGCCCGCCTGGGCGAACCCGAGGATGAGGCAATGGACGCCGCGAGCATCCTGTCCCTGATGAGCCTGGGTGCGTCGCACGGCGAGGTCGTGGTGTTGCGTGCCGAAGGCGAGGGCGCTGACGCGGCCCTCGAGCGGCTCGTTCAGATCCTCGAGACGGACCACGACGCCGTCTAA
- a CDS encoding DUF6458 family protein yields MRIGSSIFLIAVGAILAWAVAPGLIPNVDQAMVGYILMAVGVIGLIASLVLASPGRSRRISETRSVVDPNTGETITRAESRDAGL; encoded by the coding sequence ATGAGAATCGGTTCCTCCATCTTCCTGATCGCCGTCGGTGCCATTCTCGCTTGGGCCGTCGCTCCCGGTCTGATCCCAAATGTCGACCAGGCCATGGTCGGGTACATCCTGATGGCGGTCGGCGTGATCGGGCTCATCGCTTCCCTGGTCCTCGCCTCCCCCGGCCGCAGCCGCCGGATCAGTGAAACGCGCTCCGTCGTCGACCCGAACACGGGCGAGACCATCACGCGCGCCGAAAGCCGCGACGCCGGACTTTAG
- a CDS encoding Ku protein, producing MRAIWKGAIAFGLVNVPVKVYTATEDHDISLHQVHNADGGRIRYQRRCEVCSKIVDYEDIDKAYEDEGRTVVLSREELKAIPAENSHEIDVVQFVPAEQLDPIMFEKSYYLEPDSKSPKAYVLLRRALEDTDRVAIVQFALRDKTRLGALRIRGDVLMLQALLWADEVREGNFPALETSVKISAQEREMSAALVDSMAADFDPEQFTDEYQLQLRQLIDAKLEKGESLDTDETFGTPAAEAGSGDVIDLMEALKRSLEKKRGPSAGGAGDSDDEPAEKPASKPAAKASPAKTTAKTTAKATTKAAAKPAAEAAPKTATKTAAKSPRTTAKAGTAKAAPKAAEKAARKEA from the coding sequence ATGAGAGCCATCTGGAAAGGCGCGATAGCGTTTGGGCTGGTGAACGTGCCGGTCAAGGTCTACACCGCTACCGAGGACCACGACATCAGCCTGCATCAGGTCCACAACGCCGACGGCGGCCGGATCCGCTACCAGCGCCGCTGCGAGGTGTGCAGCAAGATCGTGGACTACGAGGACATCGACAAGGCCTACGAGGACGAGGGCCGGACGGTGGTGCTGAGCCGCGAGGAGCTCAAGGCGATTCCCGCCGAGAACAGCCACGAGATCGACGTCGTGCAGTTCGTTCCCGCGGAGCAGCTGGACCCGATCATGTTCGAGAAGAGCTACTACCTTGAACCGGACTCCAAGTCGCCCAAGGCGTACGTGCTGCTGCGCCGCGCCCTGGAGGACACGGACCGGGTGGCGATCGTCCAGTTCGCGCTGCGCGACAAGACACGGCTTGGGGCGCTGCGGATCCGCGGCGACGTGCTGATGCTGCAGGCGCTCCTGTGGGCGGACGAGGTGCGCGAGGGGAACTTCCCGGCGCTGGAGACTTCCGTCAAGATCTCCGCCCAGGAGCGGGAGATGTCCGCAGCGCTCGTGGACTCGATGGCCGCGGACTTCGACCCCGAGCAGTTCACGGACGAGTACCAGCTCCAGTTGCGCCAGCTCATCGACGCCAAACTCGAAAAGGGCGAGTCCCTGGACACCGACGAAACCTTCGGGACCCCTGCCGCTGAAGCCGGCAGCGGCGACGTGATCGACCTGATGGAAGCGCTCAAACGGAGCCTCGAGAAGAAGCGGGGCCCCAGCGCGGGCGGGGCCGGGGATTCCGACGACGAACCCGCCGAAAAGCCCGCATCGAAGCCCGCCGCCAAAGCCTCGCCGGCCAAAACAACCGCGAAGACAACTGCTAAGGCAACCACCAAGGCCGCGGCCAAGCCGGCTGCCGAGGCTGCTCCGAAGACGGCCACGAAAACCGCCGCCAAGTCCCCCCGGACCACTGCCAAGGCCGGCACGGCGAAAGCCGCGCCCAAGGCTGCCGAGAAGGCCGCGCGCAAGGAGGCGTGA
- a CDS encoding DeoR/GlpR family DNA-binding transcription regulator: protein MFAEERQQLIVGLVSARGRASVTDLAERFSITTETIRRDLAALEASGSVRRVHGGAVSPDRLSTTEESILERTVLRQPEKTRIAEAALTLIPQDHSGSVLLDAGSSTEALAELLASRTAAARTAAAGAPAAGTELVVITHALPIAAKLSGEPGIALHLLGGKVRGLTQAAVGQSTVEAARRIRPDIAFLGTNGIHAAFGLSTPDPEEAAVKAAFVQSARRIVVLADSSKLDAETLVQFASLKDLDTLITDTKPSQALADALAEAGVEVVVA from the coding sequence GTGTTCGCCGAAGAACGCCAACAACTGATTGTCGGGCTCGTCTCTGCCCGCGGCCGCGCCAGCGTCACCGACCTCGCCGAGCGCTTCAGCATCACCACCGAGACCATCCGCCGCGACCTGGCCGCCCTGGAAGCGTCCGGGAGCGTCCGCCGGGTCCACGGCGGCGCTGTGTCCCCGGACCGTTTGAGCACCACGGAGGAAAGCATCCTCGAGCGGACAGTCCTCCGCCAGCCGGAAAAGACCCGCATTGCCGAGGCCGCCCTCACGCTGATCCCCCAGGACCACTCCGGCAGTGTCCTGCTCGACGCCGGATCCAGCACCGAGGCCCTCGCGGAGCTCCTTGCCTCCCGCACCGCTGCCGCGCGCACAGCAGCCGCCGGCGCACCCGCAGCGGGTACCGAACTCGTCGTCATCACCCACGCGTTGCCCATCGCGGCAAAGCTGTCCGGCGAGCCCGGCATCGCCCTCCACCTGCTCGGCGGGAAGGTCCGCGGACTCACGCAGGCTGCCGTCGGCCAGTCCACCGTCGAGGCGGCCCGCCGGATCCGCCCGGACATTGCTTTCCTTGGCACCAACGGCATCCACGCAGCCTTCGGGCTGAGCACTCCCGACCCTGAAGAAGCCGCTGTCAAGGCTGCCTTCGTCCAATCAGCGCGCCGCATAGTGGTGCTGGCTGATTCCTCCAAGCTGGACGCGGAAACCCTCGTCCAGTTCGCCTCGTTGAAAGATCTGGACACCTTGATCACTGACACGAAACCAAGCCAGGCCCTCGCCGACGCGCTTGCCGAAGCCGGCGTCGAGGTGGTGGTCGCATGA